A section of the Caballeronia sp. M1242 genome encodes:
- a CDS encoding SDR family oxidoreductase, with amino-acid sequence MDMGIAGRTALVCAASKGLGRGCAEALAAEGVNLVITARTAETLEATAASIRAQYGVNVQAVACDITTPEGHNAALAACPQPDILVNNAGGPPPGDFRNFTHDMWIKALEANMLTPIELIKRTIDGMIDRGFGRIVNITSSSVKAPIDVLGLSNGARSGLTGFVAGVARKVAATGVTINNLLPGTFDTDRVAVTFEAQAKAQNISIEEARARRAQSLPAGRFGNPDEFGRTCAFLCSVHAGYIIGQNILIDGGAYPGTY; translated from the coding sequence ATGGATATGGGAATCGCAGGGCGCACTGCGCTCGTGTGCGCCGCGAGCAAGGGACTCGGGCGCGGCTGCGCGGAGGCGCTGGCCGCCGAGGGCGTGAATCTCGTCATCACGGCGCGCACGGCCGAGACGCTCGAAGCGACGGCGGCGAGCATCCGCGCGCAATACGGCGTCAACGTGCAGGCCGTCGCGTGCGACATCACGACGCCCGAAGGCCACAACGCCGCGCTCGCGGCCTGTCCTCAGCCGGACATTCTGGTGAACAACGCGGGCGGCCCGCCCCCGGGCGACTTCCGCAACTTCACGCATGACATGTGGATCAAGGCGCTCGAAGCGAACATGCTGACGCCGATCGAGCTCATCAAGCGGACGATCGACGGCATGATCGATCGCGGCTTCGGGCGCATCGTCAATATCACGAGTTCGTCGGTGAAGGCGCCTATCGACGTGCTCGGTCTGTCGAACGGCGCGCGCTCGGGGCTCACGGGCTTCGTCGCGGGCGTGGCGCGTAAGGTGGCGGCCACCGGCGTCACCATCAACAATCTGCTGCCGGGCACGTTCGATACGGACCGCGTCGCCGTCACCTTCGAGGCGCAAGCCAAAGCGCAAAACATCTCCATCGAAGAGGCGCGTGCGCGTCGCGCGCAGAGCCTTCCGGCCGGGCGCTTCGGCAATCCGGACGAGTTCGGCAGAACCTGCGCGTTCCTGTGCAGCGTGCATGCTGGCTATATCATCGGCCAGAACATATTGATCGACGGCGGCGCTTATCCTGGCACCTACTGA
- a CDS encoding methylglyoxal synthase: MSTRVALIAHDMKKDDIVALAGEYVDTLARCQLVATGTTGARIAAAHGLDVERKLSGPHGGDLQIGGELAEGRVGVVIFLRDPMTPQPHEPDINALVRACDVHNVPCATNVSTARMILDELRARLVKAR, translated from the coding sequence ATGAGCACACGCGTCGCGCTGATTGCGCACGACATGAAAAAGGACGACATCGTCGCGCTCGCGGGCGAGTATGTCGACACTTTGGCGCGATGCCAGCTGGTCGCGACCGGCACCACGGGCGCGCGCATCGCAGCGGCGCACGGGCTGGACGTCGAGCGCAAGCTGTCCGGCCCGCATGGCGGCGACTTGCAGATCGGCGGGGAACTGGCGGAAGGGCGCGTCGGCGTCGTGATCTTTCTGCGCGATCCGATGACGCCGCAGCCGCACGAGCCCGACATCAACGCGCTGGTGCGCGCCTGCGACGTGCACAACGTGCCGTGCGCGACCAACGTGTCGACCGCGCGCATGATTCTCGACGAGTTGCGCGCCCGGCTGGTGAAGGCGCGCTGA